The following proteins are co-located in the Chryseobacterium daecheongense genome:
- a CDS encoding DUF4932 domain-containing protein, with protein sequence MKNLLTVFTVLFFTFSFSQKKAPKFQVSYSKNIDTYFLAEILSAEHRKINKDFELFKIKECSTYQPIVKRALEKYGHLKNSKIAHLTAKINDTLLSKYGIGNDAIMKPLLSHKEFPLKGWNDDYLFEKNTLTKVQNDEITFLIKNYISELQQFYIQEKIGDFFSENKTFYEGGIKEYYQQIPANFVSAMEHYYGERFGSYTVFISPMMMWPIEDNEGRGIGTDIQHSGGKKSIYEVASPFMRVVKEGEFGYNNQFQARFLTIHEFGHAFVNKEVYQNKDKLNMFKDLFEKSNLKEIMTKTGGVADYQTCVVEHLVRLGEIETAIIQNDLERAKKLEAYHLKNHFIFLPQLERKIKEYNANRKKYKKFGDFVPELLKVFENSDIKWINKELDINKDKI encoded by the coding sequence ATGAAAAACCTATTAACGGTATTTACTGTTTTATTTTTCACATTCTCTTTTTCACAAAAAAAAGCCCCAAAATTTCAGGTTTCTTACAGCAAAAATATAGATACTTATTTTTTAGCTGAGATCCTTTCAGCTGAGCATAGGAAGATCAATAAAGATTTTGAATTATTCAAGATTAAAGAGTGCTCAACCTACCAGCCTATTGTAAAAAGAGCATTGGAAAAATATGGGCATCTGAAAAATTCTAAAATCGCTCATCTTACTGCAAAGATTAATGATACGCTACTCAGTAAATATGGCATTGGAAATGACGCAATCATGAAACCGCTTTTATCACATAAAGAATTTCCATTAAAAGGCTGGAATGATGACTATTTATTTGAAAAAAATACGCTGACCAAAGTACAAAATGATGAAATAACATTCCTTATTAAAAACTACATCTCAGAATTGCAGCAATTTTATATACAGGAAAAAATTGGAGATTTCTTTTCAGAGAATAAAACATTCTATGAAGGTGGAATTAAAGAATATTACCAACAGATTCCCGCGAATTTTGTTTCAGCAATGGAACATTACTATGGAGAAAGATTTGGCAGCTATACTGTTTTCATTTCACCAATGATGATGTGGCCAATAGAAGATAATGAAGGTCGTGGCATTGGTACTGATATACAACATTCGGGAGGAAAGAAAAGTATTTATGAAGTTGCAAGCCCTTTTATGAGAGTGGTAAAAGAAGGGGAATTTGGATATAACAACCAGTTTCAGGCGAGGTTTTTAACCATTCATGAGTTTGGTCATGCATTTGTAAATAAGGAAGTCTATCAGAATAAGGATAAGCTCAATATGTTTAAGGATTTGTTTGAAAAATCAAACTTAAAAGAAATCATGACAAAAACAGGTGGCGTTGCCGATTATCAGACTTGCGTGGTAGAACATCTGGTAAGGTTGGGGGAAATTGAAACAGCTATTATACAGAATGATCTTGAACGTGCTAAAAAACTAGAGGCCTATCATCTGAAAAATCATTTTATTTTTCTCCCTCAGTTAGAAAGAAAGATAAAGGAATACAATGCTAACAGAAAAAAATATAAGAAATTCGGAGATTTTGTTCCGGAACTCTTAAAAGTATTTGAAAATAGTGATATTAAGTGGATTAATAAAGAACTCGACATAAATAAAGATAAAATATAA